The following DNA comes from Pelagicoccus enzymogenes.
TGCTTGATAGAAATAGTCCGCATCTTCGAAAAGTGCGACGGGCTGCCCTGTTGCTATAAAAGCCAAAAGCATAGCCACACTTGCCTGCATCCCTTGCACAATTCCCTGAGCGCCATCAGCGAATCGCTCGAATCCCTGTTCAAGGAAAAGACGCTGGAGGCCTTGATCGAATCCAAAACGGCTGCCCTGAAATCCGAGCGAGCCTCTCTCTAGCCAGTCACGTTTACCTCAAGCGGCCTACCACAGGCCAATGCATTCACTTCGGCCTGCGTGAAATTCCGGAAGCGAACCTCGTAGCTCCGATCCAGACACAGGCGAGCCAGCTCAAAACGTCTCCGCATATCCGCCACGTTTCCCAATGTCTTCCCCTGGCGAAACAACTGCAAGTAGAGCGTCTTTCCGAAACTTCGAGATTCCAAGAAATCCATCATCTCGTCCACCGCTTGCTCGTCCACGATGTCGCTGTGGACCGTGGTGCGCAGCTCCCAGTCGATTCCGCTTTCCTGCAGCAACCCGTAGCAAGCTTCCCACTTCGCAAAATCGCCCCAGCCCGTCACCCGCTCGTAGTCTCCCGGCCGCGCCTTGAAATCCATCGCAACATAGTCCACGAGCCCTTCCTTTAAAAGCGTATCCAAACGGTCCGGATAGCCGCCATTCGTATCCACTTTTAGGAGATAGCCCATTGCCTTAACAGCCCGAGCGAGTTCCAACACGGAGGAACTCAGCAGACACTCCCCACCTGAAAGCACCACTCCATCAAGCTGACCTTTCCTTCTCTCAAGAAAGGAAAGCACTCCATCGACCGAAATCCTGCCCCCCCTGCCGAGCGCCAGCTCTGGATTGTGGCAATACGAACAACGCATTTGGCAGCCGCTCAGCCAAAGAATGCAAGCCGAGCGTCCAGGAAAGTCCTGCAGGCTAAACCGAGTTACCGCCGACAAGGGTAAACGTTTCTTCCACGTATCAGTTATATGGACACACATGCTAAATGGGACGGCAGCTCCCACGAGCTGCCGTCCGCTAATGTTTAATCTCTTCCTTTTCCTATTCGAAGAGCGGCAGGTGCGGATTTGCCTTCAAGGAGAAGTGTTTCCGTTCCCCATGTTCGCCTTTCTTCCCGCGGTTGAAGCTGCTGACAGGGCGATGGTATCCCATGACGCGGGTCCAAACTTGAGTATCTTGGCCGCACTGCGGGCAGCAAGGTTGCTCGCCG
Coding sequences within:
- a CDS encoding anaerobic ribonucleoside-triphosphate reductase activating protein, yielding MCVHITDTWKKRLPLSAVTRFSLQDFPGRSACILWLSGCQMRCSYCHNPELALGRGGRISVDGVLSFLERRKGQLDGVVLSGGECLLSSSVLELARAVKAMGYLLKVDTNGGYPDRLDTLLKEGLVDYVAMDFKARPGDYERVTGWGDFAKWEACYGLLQESGIDWELRTTVHSDIVDEQAVDEMMDFLESRSFGKTLYLQLFRQGKTLGNVADMRRRFELARLCLDRSYEVRFRNFTQAEVNALACGRPLEVNVTG